DNA from Micromonospora nigra:
TGTCCGGGTCGGCCGTGGCGAGGCAGTCGGCGGCGTACCGCGCCACCGCCCGGGCCTCGGAGACCTCGACCCACACGTCGGCCAGCCGGTGCTTGACCGCCTGGAAGGAACCGACCGGACGGCCGAACTGGTGTCGCGCCCCGACGTGCTCCACCGTGGCGTCCAGACACCACTGGGCCACCCCGACCTGTTCCGAGGCGAGCAGCACCGCGCCCGCGGTCAGGGCGTCGGCCACCGCCGCCCGGGCGTCGGCTCCCCCGGCGACCAGCCGCGCGGGCGCGTCGGCGAGCGTGACGTCGGCCAGCGTCCGGGTCGGGTCGAGCGAGACGACCGGGGTGGTCCGCACGCCGGGGCCGGCGGCGTCCACGGCGTACAGACCGTCGCTGGCCGGCACCAGCAGCACGTCGGCGGGCAGGGCGTCGGCGATCCCGGCCACCTCGCCGGACAGCGCCGGCCCCGGGCCGACCGCGACCGGACGCGGCCCGAGGTCGGGCCCCGCCGCGAAGGGCACCGCCAGCACCGGGTTGCACCGCCCGGCCGCGAGCGGGCCCAGCAGGTCGGTCGCGCCGCCGGCCAACAGCGCCCGGGTCGCCACGGCGACGCCCAGGTACGGCACCGGCGCGACGGCCCGACCGAGTTCCTCCAGCACCACCGCCACCTCGCGGAAGCCGGCTCCCGCGCCGCCGTGCCCCTCGGGCACCGCGAGGCCCGTGACCCCCAGGCCGGCCAGTCTCGCCCACAGTGCGGCGTCGTACGGCTCGTCGCCCTCGATCCGCGACAGCGTCCGCTGCCACGGGGCGTGGGTCGTCAACAGGGCGCGGACGCTGTCGCGCAGCGCCTCCTCGTCCTCGCTGTAGAGCAGGTCGGTCATCGGTCCACCCGGGGTTCGGCCGGCAGGCCGAGGACCCGCTCGGCGATGATGGTGCGCAGGATCTCCGAGGTGCCACCCTCGATCGAGTTGCCCCTCGCCCGCAGGTAGCGGTAGGTGGCCGTACGCCCGAGCAGGTCCGGCTCCTCGGGGCGGTGCATGGTCCACTCGTCGTGGCGCAGCCCCTGCCCGCCGAGCAGCTCCACCTCCAGGCCGCTGATCCGCTGCGCCAGCCCGGCGAAGGAGATCTTGAGTGCCGAGCCCTCCGGCCCCGGCTCCCCCGCGGCGAGCTGCTGGCGCAGGCGCAGGGCGGTCAGCCGGGCGGCCTCGGCGCGCACCCACGACCGCAGCACCTCCTCGTGCAGGCCGGCCGTGCGCAGCTCGGGCCGTTCCCGCCAGCGGCGCGCGAGCAGGCCGATCATCCCGCCCTCGCGGGGCAGGGCCCGCCCGCCGATCGCCACCCGCTCGTTCATCAGGGTGGTGCGGGCGACCCGCCAGCCCTCCCCGACCGCGCCGACGCGTCGGGTGTCGGGGATCCGGACGCCGGTGAGGAAGACCTCGTTGAACTCGGCCTCGCCGGTGAGCTGCCGCAGCGGCCGCACCTCGACGCCCGGCGCGGTCATGTCGCAGACGAAGTAGGTCATGCCCCGGTGTTTCGGCGCGGCCGGGTCGGTGCGGGCGAGCAGGATGGCCCACCGCGCCCGGTGGGCCAGCGACGTCCACACCTTCTGCCCGTCGACCACCCAGTCGTCGCCGTCGCGCACCGCCCGGGTGGCGACGGCCGCCAGGTCGGAGCCGGCGCCCGGCTCGCTGAACAGCTGGCACCACACCTCCTCCCCGGTCCACATCGGTCGCAGCCAGCGGTCACGCTGCTCGACGGTGCCGTGCCGGAGCAGGGTCGGCGCGGCCATGCCGAGGCCGATGCCGTTGCGCCGGGGGCGGTTGTCCGGCGCACCGGCGCGGGCGAAGGCTTCGTCGACCACCGGTTGCAGGTGCTGCGGTGCACCGATCCCGCCGAGCCCGGGCGGGTGGTGCACCCAGGCCAGCCCGGCGTCGAACCGGGCGCGCAGGAAGCCGAGCCGGTCGCCCCGCTGGTCGTGCGTTCGCAGGAACGCGGCGACCCGGGCGCGCAGGCGGTCGGCGGTGTGCTCGGACACGCGCACCTCCGATCAGGTATTTTGCACTGGCACTGCAATATAGTGCCGCCGACCCGGCGAGCGGAAGACGGCGGCGCGGACGCGGACCGGGGCGGCCGCCGTCCGGCGACCGCCCCGGGTTCGGATCAGGAGTGCGGGCAGGTGTCGCGGTACTCCTCGATCGCCAGGCCGGTCGGCCCCGGGCAGAGGAACTGCTCGTAGCGGGTGTCGTTGTCGACGAACCGCTTGAGCCAGGAGACCATCTGCTTCGCGGTGGGGGTGTTCACCGACTGCGGGAAGAAGTGCCCGGCGCCGTTCAGCTCCAGGTAGGCCTTCTCCGACGACGCGGGGATGCTGTTGTAGAACGGCTCCGAGTGCGACGAGACCGGGGCGATGGTGTCGGTCTCGCCGCCGACGATCAGGGTCGGCACCCGCAGGCCGGACCAGGTCTTGTCCAGGTTCCACGGCGCCAGCGGCACGGCGGCCTGCAACGACGGGCGTTCGGCGGCGGCCTCCAGGCTGCCCCCGCCCCCCATCGAGTGCCCGGACACGGCGAGCCGCGAGCCGTCGACCCGGCTGCGCACCGAACTGCGCTCGACGAGGTAGTCCAGCGCGGCCAGCAGCTGCCGCCCCCGGCTGGCCGGCTGGTCGAACCGGCTGTTCGTCTCGATGCCGATGACCACGAACCCGTGCGAGGCCAGGCGCGGCCCGAGCCAGTCGATGCTGGACCAGGAGGCGGTGTACCCGGGCGAGATGGCGATGCCGCCGAAGGTGCCCTCGCTGGTGCTGGTCGGGTAGTAGATGACGCCGCCGCCGAAGCCGCTGACGCTCAGTGAGGACACCCTGGTCGACGAGGTGGCGAACGGGCCGCGGCTGGCCTCCAGCATCGCGGAGGTCGGAGCCGGGCCCCGCTCGTACGGGTTGGCCGCCGCCTGCGCGGCGGGCGACGGCGCCAGGACGCCGCCGGCGGCCAGGACGGCGGCCACCGCGAACCGGGCGACGGCCGAGCGCAGGGTGTGGGTACGGGTGGTGGTGGGTGATCGCATGCCGGGCACTCCCTAGCGGGTGGGCGGTATCGACATGCGTCAGTCTTCGGCGCGGTCCACCTGCGCCGCATC
Protein-coding regions in this window:
- a CDS encoding acyl-CoA dehydrogenase family protein, with protein sequence MTDLLYSEDEEALRDSVRALLTTHAPWQRTLSRIEGDEPYDAALWARLAGLGVTGLAVPEGHGGAGAGFREVAVVLEELGRAVAPVPYLGVAVATRALLAGGATDLLGPLAAGRCNPVLAVPFAAGPDLGPRPVAVGPGPALSGEVAGIADALPADVLLVPASDGLYAVDAAGPGVRTTPVVSLDPTRTLADVTLADAPARLVAGGADARAAVADALTAGAVLLASEQVGVAQWCLDATVEHVGARHQFGRPVGSFQAVKHRLADVWVEVSEARAVARYAADCLATADPDTAVAAALAQAYCGPVAVRAAEAAVQLHGGLGFTWEHPAHLYLKRAKSAAIAFGTADRHRACLARLVDLPGPVAS
- a CDS encoding acyl-CoA dehydrogenase family protein encodes the protein MSEHTADRLRARVAAFLRTHDQRGDRLGFLRARFDAGLAWVHHPPGLGGIGAPQHLQPVVDEAFARAGAPDNRPRRNGIGLGMAAPTLLRHGTVEQRDRWLRPMWTGEEVWCQLFSEPGAGSDLAAVATRAVRDGDDWVVDGQKVWTSLAHRARWAILLARTDPAAPKHRGMTYFVCDMTAPGVEVRPLRQLTGEAEFNEVFLTGVRIPDTRRVGAVGEGWRVARTTLMNERVAIGGRALPREGGMIGLLARRWRERPELRTAGLHEEVLRSWVRAEAARLTALRLRQQLAAGEPGPEGSALKISFAGLAQRISGLEVELLGGQGLRHDEWTMHRPEEPDLLGRTATYRYLRARGNSIEGGTSEILRTIIAERVLGLPAEPRVDR
- a CDS encoding alpha/beta hydrolase family protein, which translates into the protein MRSPTTTRTHTLRSAVARFAVAAVLAAGGVLAPSPAAQAAANPYERGPAPTSAMLEASRGPFATSSTRVSSLSVSGFGGGVIYYPTSTSEGTFGGIAISPGYTASWSSIDWLGPRLASHGFVVIGIETNSRFDQPASRGRQLLAALDYLVERSSVRSRVDGSRLAVSGHSMGGGGSLEAAAERPSLQAAVPLAPWNLDKTWSGLRVPTLIVGGETDTIAPVSSHSEPFYNSIPASSEKAYLELNGAGHFFPQSVNTPTAKQMVSWLKRFVDNDTRYEQFLCPGPTGLAIEEYRDTCPHS